In Streptomyces sp. NBC_00448, the following are encoded in one genomic region:
- a CDS encoding carbohydrate ABC transporter permease, translating into MAVTDSPPIAAAPAADRTRPGRSRRNRARASRGTINVVLLLFSVLYLVPLLWMVLASFNAHASFKLSVPSPTTANFRHVLTYDTTFRPMLNGLLLCGGGTLVCVVCSILAAYPLSRFRSRLRRPFLYTILFSTGLPITAVMIPVYSMFVQVNLIDSMPATTLFLAASALPFGIWLMKNFMDGVPVVLEEAARIDGANSMQVLWRIVLPLMWPGVIVVTIFTFISMWGNFFVPFILLLTPEKLPASVSVFNFLSAHDYTQYGQLSAFSILYSIPVVMLYLVLARRLGGGFALGGALKG; encoded by the coding sequence ATGGCCGTCACCGACAGTCCGCCGATCGCGGCGGCGCCGGCCGCGGACCGTACGCGTCCCGGGCGCTCCCGGCGGAACCGGGCGCGGGCCAGCCGGGGCACGATCAACGTCGTCCTGCTGCTGTTCTCGGTGCTGTACCTGGTGCCGCTGCTGTGGATGGTGCTGGCGTCCTTCAACGCGCACGCGTCGTTCAAGCTGTCGGTGCCGTCGCCGACCACCGCCAACTTCCGCCATGTGCTCACCTACGACACGACGTTCCGCCCGATGCTCAACGGCCTGCTGCTGTGCGGCGGCGGCACCCTGGTCTGCGTGGTGTGCTCGATCCTGGCCGCCTACCCGCTGTCCCGGTTCCGCTCGCGGCTGCGCCGGCCGTTCCTCTACACCATCCTGTTCAGCACCGGGTTGCCGATCACCGCGGTGATGATCCCGGTCTACAGCATGTTCGTGCAGGTCAACCTGATCGACTCGATGCCGGCCACCACGCTCTTCCTGGCCGCGTCCGCGCTGCCGTTCGGGATCTGGCTGATGAAGAACTTCATGGACGGCGTGCCGGTGGTGCTGGAGGAGGCGGCCAGGATCGACGGCGCCAACTCCATGCAGGTGCTGTGGCGGATCGTGCTGCCGCTGATGTGGCCGGGCGTGATCGTGGTGACGATCTTCACCTTCATCAGCATGTGGGGGAACTTCTTCGTCCCCTTCATCCTGCTGCTGACGCCGGAGAAGCTGCCCGCCTCGGTGAGCGTCTTCAACTTCCTCAGCGCCCACGACTACACGCAGTACGGGCAGTTGTCCGCATTCTCGATCCTGTACTCGATTCCCGTCGTGATGCTCTACCTGGTGCTCGCCCGCCGGCTGGGCGGCGGCTTCGCGCTGGGCGGCGCGCTCAAGGGCTGA
- a CDS encoding carbohydrate ABC transporter permease: MTSSTAPAAGRRGAGGGKADRTPLPAPVAGLLRGLPVLPSVVLLVVFLAGPIGYCVYYAFTDMQLTGASGTHFTGLHNFSRAFGDPDFTNAVELTLIFVVGSAVIGQNTLGLALAVLMEKASKPVRSFTSAVVISAWVLPEVVAGYLMYAFFFQQGSLNAILHFLHLPQQNWLYTLPILAVCIANVWRGTAFSMLVFSAALGDVPRELVEAAEVDGANPWQRLWRVTLPVIRRSILTNLMLITLQTLSVFGLIYTMTRGGPGNKTETLPIFMYQQAFQNSLIGYGTAIALVLLVVGALFSAVYIRMLKVEEN, encoded by the coding sequence GTGACCTCGTCCACCGCCCCCGCCGCCGGCCGCAGGGGAGCCGGCGGCGGCAAGGCCGACCGCACGCCCCTGCCCGCCCCGGTCGCCGGGCTGCTGCGCGGCCTGCCGGTACTGCCGTCCGTCGTGCTGCTGGTGGTGTTCCTCGCCGGACCGATCGGGTACTGCGTCTACTACGCCTTCACCGACATGCAGCTCACCGGCGCGTCGGGCACCCACTTCACCGGACTGCACAACTTCTCCCGCGCCTTCGGCGACCCCGACTTCACCAACGCGGTCGAGCTGACCCTGATCTTCGTGGTCGGCTCGGCGGTGATCGGGCAGAACACGCTGGGGCTGGCCCTGGCCGTGCTGATGGAGAAGGCGTCCAAGCCGGTGCGGTCCTTCACCAGCGCCGTGGTGATCTCCGCCTGGGTGCTGCCGGAGGTGGTGGCCGGCTACCTGATGTACGCGTTCTTCTTCCAGCAGGGCTCGCTCAACGCGATCCTGCACTTCCTGCACCTGCCGCAGCAGAACTGGCTCTACACGCTGCCGATCCTGGCCGTGTGCATCGCCAACGTGTGGCGCGGCACCGCGTTCTCGATGCTGGTGTTCTCCGCGGCGCTCGGTGATGTGCCGCGCGAGTTGGTGGAGGCTGCGGAGGTGGACGGCGCGAACCCGTGGCAGCGGCTGTGGCGGGTGACGCTGCCGGTGATCCGGCGTTCGATCCTGACCAACCTGATGCTGATCACGCTGCAGACGCTGTCGGTCTTCGGCCTGATCTACACGATGACCCGCGGCGGTCCGGGCAACAAGACCGAGACGCTGCCGATCTTCATGTACCAGCAGGCTTTCCAGAACAGCCTGATCGGCTACGGCACCGCGATCGCGCTGGTGCTGCTGGTGGTGGGGGCGCTGTTCTCGGCGGTGTACATCCGGATGCTGAAAGTCGAGGAGAACTGA
- a CDS encoding extracellular solute-binding protein, protein MRTRLTVATGIAVVTAVLAATASGCGSGSGSSGKTIKVVYQKQLNSSNTVQPNFLATQVKAFEKANPGTTVKLVPVTASENDYYTKIQLMMRSPVTAPDLVYEDTATINSDVASGYLKPLDSYLATWKDWSQYAAASKAAMKYAKDGKTYGVPDNTDTRGIWYNKTLLKQAGIALPWQPKTWADVLTAARTIKAKVPGVTPMNLYTGTAGGEQSSMQGFEMLLYGTPAGGNSLYDAAQQKWVVGSSGFKDSLNFLHTVYSENLGPKVQTALGVNIGAQVGTEMIPQGKLAIDIDGSWMPNNWIRTGPKPWPQWETTMAETAMPTQNGQGKGKVSMSGGWAWSIPAKAKNTDLAWKFLQSLETESASAQWNNVNATIPVRQDVAADPKYLKALPTNEFLSSLVADTYYRPGVPAYTQVSSAIQKAMESVTTGQASVDKAASTFDNDVKSAVGASNTVQGAQ, encoded by the coding sequence GTGCGCACGAGACTCACCGTTGCCACCGGCATCGCCGTTGTCACCGCAGTGCTGGCCGCGACCGCGTCAGGCTGCGGTTCCGGTTCCGGCAGTTCGGGCAAAACGATCAAGGTCGTTTACCAGAAGCAGCTGAACAGCAGCAACACGGTGCAGCCGAACTTCCTGGCCACGCAGGTCAAGGCGTTCGAGAAGGCGAACCCCGGCACCACGGTCAAACTCGTGCCCGTCACCGCGAGCGAGAACGACTACTACACCAAGATCCAGCTGATGATGCGCTCCCCCGTGACCGCGCCCGACCTGGTCTACGAGGACACCGCCACCATCAACTCCGATGTGGCCAGCGGCTATCTGAAGCCGCTGGACAGCTACCTGGCGACGTGGAAGGACTGGAGCCAGTACGCGGCAGCGTCCAAGGCCGCGATGAAGTACGCCAAGGACGGCAAGACCTACGGCGTCCCGGACAACACCGACACCCGCGGCATCTGGTACAACAAGACGCTCCTCAAGCAGGCCGGGATAGCACTCCCGTGGCAGCCCAAGACGTGGGCCGACGTGCTCACCGCGGCCCGCACCATCAAGGCCAAGGTGCCCGGCGTCACCCCGATGAACCTGTACACCGGCACCGCCGGCGGCGAGCAGTCCTCCATGCAGGGCTTCGAGATGCTGCTGTACGGCACGCCGGCCGGCGGCAACTCCCTCTACGACGCCGCGCAGCAGAAGTGGGTGGTGGGCAGCTCCGGCTTCAAGGACTCGCTGAACTTCCTGCACACCGTCTACAGCGAGAACCTCGGCCCGAAGGTGCAGACGGCGCTCGGCGTCAACATCGGCGCCCAGGTCGGCACCGAGATGATCCCGCAGGGCAAGCTCGCCATCGACATCGACGGCTCCTGGATGCCCAACAACTGGATTCGCACCGGCCCGAAGCCGTGGCCGCAGTGGGAGACCACGATGGCCGAGACCGCGATGCCCACCCAGAACGGCCAGGGCAAGGGCAAGGTCAGCATGTCCGGCGGCTGGGCCTGGTCGATCCCGGCCAAGGCGAAGAACACCGATCTCGCCTGGAAGTTCCTCCAGTCGCTGGAGACCGAGTCGGCCTCGGCGCAGTGGAACAACGTCAACGCCACCATCCCGGTCCGCCAGGACGTCGCCGCCGACCCGAAGTACCTCAAGGCGCTGCCCACCAACGAATTCCTCAGCTCGCTGGTCGCCGACACCTACTACCGGCCCGGCGTGCCCGCGTACACGCAGGTCTCCAGCGCCATCCAGAAGGCGATGGAGTCGGTGACGACCGGTCAAGCGTCCGTCGACAAGGCCGCAAGTACGTTCGACAACGATGTCAAGTCCGCGGTCGGCGCGAGCAACACCGTCCAGGGCGCCCAGTGA
- a CDS encoding ABC transporter substrate-binding protein, with protein MRHISRPTTLVGACAVLALVAATTAACGGGSSGSGGKSLEMITGVKSDPFYITMACAAQQEAKKRGVKLTVNGSAQWDVSVQRPIIDSVAAKHPAGLLIAPVDTAALTPSLSQMQNGGTKIVLVDTTVSDASIGVSRISSDNVAGGRAAAKSLARLMGDKGSAIVISVKPGVSTTDERTKGFDEEMKANHPNIKLLPVLYDNDLPATAASQIQSTLAAHPDLGGVFAGNTNTAQGISTGLQAAGKQGKVQVAAFDAEPDEVTSLKNGTLDVLVAQDPAKIGTEGVDQALAAIDKKKVTASIGTDMVAITKANLNSPSVSKYLYKAGC; from the coding sequence ATGCGGCACATCAGCAGACCCACGACGCTCGTGGGGGCCTGCGCGGTCCTCGCGCTCGTGGCCGCGACCACGGCGGCCTGCGGCGGCGGGTCCTCCGGTTCCGGCGGCAAGTCGCTGGAGATGATCACCGGCGTGAAGAGCGACCCGTTCTACATCACCATGGCCTGCGCGGCGCAGCAGGAGGCGAAGAAGCGCGGCGTGAAGCTGACCGTCAACGGCTCCGCGCAGTGGGACGTGTCCGTGCAGCGCCCGATCATCGACTCGGTCGCCGCCAAGCACCCCGCCGGGCTGCTCATCGCACCGGTGGACACCGCCGCGCTGACCCCGTCGCTGTCCCAGATGCAGAACGGCGGCACCAAGATCGTGCTGGTCGACACCACGGTCAGCGACGCCTCGATCGGGGTGTCCCGGATCTCCTCGGACAACGTGGCCGGCGGTCGCGCCGCCGCCAAGTCGCTGGCGCGGCTGATGGGCGACAAGGGCTCCGCGATCGTGATCAGCGTCAAGCCGGGGGTGTCCACCACCGACGAGCGCACCAAGGGCTTCGACGAGGAGATGAAGGCGAACCACCCGAACATCAAGCTGCTGCCGGTGCTCTACGACAACGACCTGCCGGCCACCGCGGCTTCGCAGATCCAGTCCACGCTGGCCGCGCACCCCGACCTCGGCGGTGTCTTCGCGGGCAACACCAACACCGCGCAGGGCATCTCCACCGGGCTGCAGGCCGCGGGCAAGCAGGGCAAGGTCCAGGTCGCCGCCTTCGACGCCGAACCCGACGAGGTCACCTCGCTGAAGAACGGCACGCTGGACGTCCTGGTCGCACAGGACCCGGCGAAGATCGGCACCGAGGGCGTCGACCAGGCGCTCGCGGCCATCGACAAGAAGAAGGTGACCGCCTCCATCGGCACCGACATGGTCGCCATCACCAAGGCCAACCTGAACTCGCCGTCGGTGAGCAAGTACCTCTACAAGGCGGGCTGCTGA
- a CDS encoding LacI family DNA-binding transcriptional regulator, with amino-acid sequence MKRPTMKDVARAAGVSPMTVSRVVSGEPGVSPSTAARVERAVRKLGYQRNDNARHLRQKNLGTSTIGLVVDDLANPFYALMARSVEDEAHRRGYVVLVGSTNDEPHREREVIAAFTARQVDGLILVPTIGSHGFLKQPMAAGTQVVCVDRPADGLEVDNVTVDNQAGAQRAVTHLLGHGHTRIAYLGDRYDIWTQAERFAGYRDALAAHGLPIDETLVRHGLRTRKSAGAAVASLRDLPDPPTALFTSNDLITLGVLDAGHTTPLALVGFDDLPLAERLDPPLTVVSQDPVALGGTAANVLFSRIAGDRSAPRSVVLLTRFIVRASGEKRVRMASKR; translated from the coding sequence GTGAAGCGCCCGACGATGAAGGACGTGGCCCGCGCCGCCGGAGTCAGTCCGATGACCGTCTCCCGTGTCGTCTCCGGCGAGCCCGGGGTGTCGCCCTCCACCGCGGCCCGGGTCGAGCGCGCCGTCCGCAAGCTCGGCTACCAGCGCAACGACAACGCCCGCCACCTGCGCCAGAAGAACCTCGGCACCTCCACCATCGGCCTGGTCGTCGACGACCTCGCCAACCCCTTCTACGCGCTGATGGCCCGCTCGGTGGAGGACGAGGCGCACCGCCGCGGCTACGTGGTGCTGGTCGGCAGCACCAACGACGAGCCGCATCGCGAGCGCGAGGTGATAGCGGCCTTCACCGCCCGCCAGGTGGACGGCCTGATACTGGTGCCCACCATCGGCAGCCACGGCTTCCTCAAGCAGCCGATGGCGGCCGGCACCCAGGTGGTGTGCGTGGACCGCCCGGCGGACGGCCTGGAGGTGGACAATGTCACCGTCGACAACCAGGCCGGCGCGCAACGCGCGGTCACCCACCTGCTCGGCCACGGCCACACCCGCATCGCCTACCTCGGCGACCGGTACGACATATGGACGCAGGCCGAGCGGTTCGCCGGCTACCGCGACGCGCTCGCCGCCCACGGGCTGCCGATCGACGAAACTCTGGTACGGCACGGGTTGCGCACGAGGAAGTCGGCCGGCGCCGCCGTCGCCTCCCTGCGCGACCTGCCCGACCCGCCGACCGCGCTGTTCACCAGCAACGACCTGATCACCCTCGGGGTGCTCGACGCCGGCCACACCACGCCGCTGGCCCTGGTCGGCTTCGACGACCTGCCGCTCGCCGAGCGCCTCGACCCGCCGCTGACCGTGGTCAGCCAGGACCCGGTGGCGCTCGGCGGCACCGCGGCCAACGTGCTCTTCTCCCGGATCGCCGGCGACCGCTCCGCGCCGCGCTCGGTGGTGCTGCTCACCCGCTTCATCGTGCGCGCGTCGGGCGAGAAGCGGGTGCGCATGGCATCCAAGCGGTGA
- a CDS encoding alpha-mannosidase, protein MHSDPASTEERLHRVLNQRLRPAVHARTVPLAVEVWHVPGEPVPVSAGLAAEYAPARVGDRWGPAWSTSWFKLSGRVPEGWAGLPVEAVVDLGFGTTEPGFSTEGLAYRPDGTAVKALNPRNTHLPVASPARGGEEVLFYVEAAANPVVMHTGPDQLTFGVTSAGDRAGWLADGAEDGDGGGGTDRGGRPPAGEPLYQLRRSDLAVFDAGVFELVQDLDVLGELMHELPEQSTRRWQILRAVEDALDLVDLQDISGSAAAARKALIPALAAPAGTGAHRISAVGHAHIDSAWLWPLRETVRKVARTVSNVTELMDNHPEFRFVMSQAQQLAWLKEHRPEVYARAQEKAKTGQFLPTGSLWVEPDTNITGGESLVRQFVHGKRFYLDEFGLETEDMWLPDTFGYNAALPQLMKLAGVRWFLTQKISWNTTNAFPHHTFFWEGIDGTRIFSHFPPVDSYNSGLTGAELAHTERNFRDKAHTHRSLVPFGYGDGGGGPTREMLARASRLASLEGSPRVSVEGPAEFFPKAFAEYPQAPVWVGELYLEFHRGTLTSQLATKQGNRRSEHLLVEAELWSATAALRTGAPYPYDALDRLWKTVLLHQFHDILPGTSIAWVHREAERTYVEVGRELRELVDTAQRALAAADDGGESGDVVFNAAPHARDGVPAMGAALRAAGPATVRPVPSGDGFVLDNGLVRITIDGRGLITSAYDIPAEREALPPGATANLLQLHQDFPNRWDAWDLDAFYRHSVRDLTDADSVAAFEGGPDGTGGGVRVVRSFGDSRVEQVLALREGSRQVDIETVVDWHEREKLLKAAFPLDVRAAHSTAEIPFGHVERPTHVNTSWDAAKFEVCAHRFLHVGEPDWGAALVNDSTYGHDITRDVRADGGTTTTVRLSLLRSARFPDPEQDQGRHRLRYAFVIGARVPDAIREGYRLNLPERTVPGAAAVAPLVAVDHEGVVITSVKLADDRSGDVLVRLYEAHGKRARATLTPSFALASVAVTDLLERPVTDDGSCAAAGPEVRLTLRPFQILTLRLTPGRP, encoded by the coding sequence ATGCACAGCGACCCCGCCAGCACCGAGGAGCGGCTGCACCGCGTGCTGAACCAGCGCCTGCGCCCTGCCGTCCATGCCCGTACGGTGCCACTCGCCGTCGAGGTCTGGCACGTGCCGGGCGAACCGGTGCCGGTCAGCGCCGGGTTGGCCGCCGAGTACGCCCCGGCGCGGGTCGGCGACCGGTGGGGGCCGGCCTGGTCGACGAGCTGGTTCAAGCTCAGCGGCAGGGTGCCGGAGGGGTGGGCCGGGCTGCCGGTGGAAGCGGTCGTCGACCTGGGTTTCGGCACCACCGAGCCCGGCTTCTCCACCGAGGGCCTGGCCTACCGGCCGGACGGCACCGCGGTGAAGGCGCTCAACCCGCGCAACACCCATCTGCCGGTCGCGTCCCCGGCCCGCGGCGGCGAGGAGGTGCTGTTCTACGTCGAGGCCGCCGCCAACCCGGTGGTGATGCACACCGGCCCGGACCAGCTCACCTTCGGCGTGACGTCCGCGGGCGACCGGGCCGGCTGGCTGGCGGACGGCGCCGAGGACGGTGACGGCGGCGGGGGTACGGACCGAGGGGGGCGCCCGCCGGCCGGCGAACCGCTCTACCAGCTACGGCGGTCGGACCTCGCGGTCTTCGACGCGGGCGTCTTCGAGCTGGTCCAGGACCTGGACGTGCTCGGCGAGTTGATGCACGAGCTGCCCGAACAGTCCACCCGGCGCTGGCAGATCCTGCGGGCGGTCGAGGACGCGCTGGACCTGGTCGACCTGCAGGACATCAGCGGCAGCGCGGCCGCCGCGCGCAAGGCGCTCATCCCGGCGCTGGCCGCACCGGCCGGCACCGGTGCGCACCGGATCTCGGCGGTCGGCCACGCGCACATCGACTCGGCCTGGCTGTGGCCGCTGCGCGAGACCGTGCGCAAGGTGGCGCGGACGGTCTCCAACGTCACTGAACTCATGGACAACCACCCGGAGTTCCGGTTCGTGATGAGCCAGGCGCAGCAGCTGGCGTGGCTGAAGGAGCACCGGCCTGAGGTGTACGCGCGGGCTCAGGAGAAGGCGAAGACCGGGCAGTTCCTGCCGACCGGCAGCCTGTGGGTGGAGCCGGACACCAACATCACCGGCGGCGAGTCGCTGGTACGGCAGTTCGTGCACGGCAAGCGGTTCTACCTGGACGAGTTCGGCCTGGAGACCGAGGACATGTGGCTGCCGGACACCTTCGGCTACAACGCGGCGCTGCCGCAGTTGATGAAGCTGGCCGGGGTGCGCTGGTTCCTCACCCAGAAGATCTCCTGGAACACCACGAACGCCTTCCCGCACCACACCTTCTTCTGGGAGGGCATCGACGGCACCCGGATCTTCAGCCACTTCCCGCCGGTCGACTCCTACAACAGCGGCCTGACCGGGGCGGAGCTGGCGCACACCGAGCGCAACTTCCGGGACAAGGCGCACACCCACCGCTCGCTGGTGCCGTTCGGCTACGGGGACGGCGGCGGCGGGCCCACCCGGGAGATGCTGGCACGGGCCTCCCGGCTGGCCAGTCTGGAGGGTTCACCGCGGGTGAGCGTGGAGGGGCCGGCCGAGTTCTTCCCGAAGGCGTTCGCGGAGTACCCGCAAGCGCCGGTGTGGGTGGGCGAGTTGTACCTGGAGTTCCACCGCGGCACCCTGACCAGCCAGCTCGCCACGAAACAGGGCAACCGGCGCAGCGAACACCTGCTGGTGGAGGCCGAGTTGTGGTCGGCGACGGCCGCGCTGCGCACCGGCGCGCCGTATCCGTACGACGCGCTGGACCGGTTGTGGAAGACGGTGCTGCTGCACCAGTTCCACGACATCCTGCCGGGCACGTCGATCGCGTGGGTGCACCGGGAGGCGGAGCGGACGTACGTCGAAGTGGGGCGTGAGCTGCGGGAGTTGGTGGACACCGCGCAGCGCGCGCTGGCCGCGGCCGACGACGGCGGCGAGAGCGGCGACGTGGTGTTCAACGCGGCGCCGCACGCCCGGGACGGAGTGCCCGCGATGGGCGCCGCACTCCGCGCCGCCGGCCCGGCCACGGTGCGCCCGGTGCCGTCGGGCGACGGCTTCGTCCTCGACAACGGCCTGGTGCGGATCACGATCGACGGCCGCGGCCTGATCACCTCGGCGTACGACATCCCGGCCGAGCGGGAGGCGCTGCCGCCGGGTGCGACCGCGAACCTGCTCCAACTCCACCAGGACTTCCCCAACCGCTGGGACGCCTGGGACCTCGACGCCTTCTACCGCCACAGCGTGCGCGACCTGACCGACGCCGACTCGGTGGCCGCGTTCGAAGGCGGGCCGGACGGCACGGGCGGCGGGGTGCGGGTGGTCCGCAGCTTCGGCGACTCACGGGTCGAGCAGGTGCTGGCCCTGCGCGAGGGCAGCCGGCAGGTGGACATCGAGACCGTGGTCGACTGGCACGAGCGGGAGAAGCTGCTCAAGGCGGCCTTCCCGCTGGACGTGCGGGCCGCGCACTCCACCGCCGAGATCCCGTTCGGCCACGTGGAGCGGCCCACGCACGTCAACACCAGTTGGGACGCGGCCAAGTTCGAGGTGTGCGCGCACCGCTTCCTGCACGTCGGCGAGCCCGACTGGGGTGCCGCGCTGGTCAACGACTCCACCTACGGCCACGACATCACCCGCGATGTGCGGGCGGACGGCGGCACCACCACCACGGTGCGGCTGTCGCTGCTGCGCTCGGCCCGCTTCCCCGACCCGGAGCAGGACCAGGGCCGGCACCGGCTGCGGTACGCGTTCGTGATCGGCGCCCGGGTCCCGGACGCGATCCGCGAGGGCTACCGGCTCAACCTGCCGGAGCGTACGGTGCCGGGCGCGGCCGCGGTGGCCCCACTGGTGGCCGTGGACCACGAGGGGGTCGTCATCACCTCGGTCAAGCTCGCCGACGACCGGTCGGGGGATGTGCTGGTGCGGCTGTACGAGGCGCACGGCAAGCGGGCCCGGGCCACGCTGACGCCGTCGTTCGCCCTCGCGTCGGTGGCCGTCACCGACCTGCTGGAGCGGCCGGTCACGGACGACGGGAGCTGCGCGGCGGCGGGTCCCGAAGTGCGGCTGACGCTGCGGCCGTTCCAGATCCTGACGCTGCGGCTGACCCCTGGGCGGCCCTGA
- a CDS encoding ROK family transcriptional regulator: MTQGGTNLPRVGGYNQAVILDAIRTAGQVSRVELAPLTGLTSQTVSNVVRRLLAAGLITESGHAPSSGGKRRTLLSPRADGAFAVGVQLDPDAAVIVVVDLAGEVLASRRVKLVHPGEPADVVARVAAAAQRLTARTRVDPARLLGTGIATPGPIDGTAGDVVLPPNFPGWGRVPLLKMFGAATGMPVAMDNDATAAAIGERWIGGRARAGSFLFVYLGTGIGAGIVLNNTVLHGDSSNAGEFGHMAVEPGHRVCHCGGTNCLGPYVSPSAVLADLRERHGRSVAERLGLALADASVHADWKLLCRAARRGDPAACDVIRIAAARIGQAARGAVALLDVDRVVLGGEALRGIEAIMCEEVEAAVNTTSVARAIRRVSVERSVIGEAVGAVGAASLVLHGTYAPGWRMLTQPSP; encoded by the coding sequence GTGACGCAGGGTGGAACCAACCTGCCCCGGGTGGGGGGCTACAACCAGGCCGTGATCCTGGACGCGATCAGGACCGCGGGGCAGGTCAGCCGGGTCGAACTGGCGCCGCTGACCGGGCTGACCAGCCAGACCGTCTCCAACGTGGTGCGCCGGCTGCTGGCGGCCGGCCTGATCACGGAGTCCGGGCACGCCCCTTCCAGCGGCGGCAAACGCCGTACCCTGCTCTCGCCGCGCGCCGACGGGGCCTTCGCGGTCGGGGTGCAACTCGATCCGGACGCCGCGGTGATCGTCGTGGTCGACCTGGCCGGTGAGGTGCTGGCCTCGCGCCGGGTCAAGCTCGTCCACCCCGGCGAGCCGGCCGACGTGGTGGCCCGGGTGGCCGCCGCCGCGCAGCGGCTCACCGCCAGGACCCGGGTGGACCCGGCCCGGCTGCTGGGCACCGGCATCGCCACGCCCGGCCCGATCGACGGCACCGCCGGGGACGTTGTGCTCCCGCCGAACTTCCCCGGGTGGGGCCGGGTGCCGCTGCTGAAGATGTTCGGCGCCGCCACCGGGATGCCGGTGGCGATGGACAACGACGCGACCGCGGCGGCCATAGGCGAACGCTGGATCGGCGGCCGGGCCCGGGCCGGCAGCTTCCTCTTCGTCTACCTCGGCACCGGCATCGGCGCCGGCATCGTGCTCAACAACACCGTGCTGCACGGGGATTCGAGTAACGCGGGGGAGTTCGGGCACATGGCCGTGGAACCCGGCCACCGGGTCTGCCACTGCGGCGGCACCAACTGCCTCGGCCCGTACGTGAGTCCGTCAGCGGTGCTGGCCGATCTGCGGGAGCGGCACGGCCGTTCGGTCGCCGAGCGGCTCGGGCTCGCCCTCGCCGACGCGTCCGTGCACGCGGACTGGAAGCTGCTGTGCCGGGCCGCCCGCCGTGGCGATCCCGCGGCCTGCGACGTCATCCGGATCGCCGCCGCCCGTATCGGCCAGGCCGCGCGGGGCGCGGTCGCCCTCCTCGACGTGGACCGGGTGGTGCTGGGCGGGGAGGCGCTGCGCGGCATCGAGGCGATCATGTGCGAGGAGGTCGAGGCCGCCGTCAACACGACCTCGGTGGCCCGGGCGATCCGCCGCGTCTCCGTCGAGCGCAGCGTGATCGGCGAGGCGGTGGGGGCGGTGGGCGCGGCGTCCCTGGTGCTGCACGGCACGTACGCGCCGGGCTGGCGGATGCTGACGCAGCCGTCACCGTAG
- a CDS encoding ABC transporter permease, with the protein MSAGTPVKDGTAAPTDRPRGRGVPPWLRRLADVNEVWTFGVLLLLVVFFTAARPSTFLTSYDVTQIATNAAIYLVLAVGMTYVIIVAGIDLSVGSVLVLSAVLSAEYTIHHGGAKAGWGTIAVSTVIALATGLVWGGMQGWLVAKAKVPPLIVTLGGFGAALGIAEIITGGQDPTGAVSGHLQHAIGFGKLFGQIPWLVVIAFATTLVFGLVLAFTRFGRYTYAIGSNPEAARRVGINVDRHLVQVYALVGLLSGLGSVMWLAYFGTTSIAGHATDNLTVITAVVLGGASLFGGRGTVLGTLIGVFIPAVLSTGLIIMGVQQYWQDVAIGVVLVAAVYLDQFRRRGRERA; encoded by the coding sequence ATGAGCGCGGGAACCCCCGTCAAGGACGGCACGGCCGCTCCCACCGACCGGCCGCGCGGGCGCGGCGTACCGCCCTGGCTGCGGCGGCTCGCCGACGTCAACGAGGTGTGGACCTTCGGCGTGCTGCTGCTGCTCGTGGTGTTCTTCACCGCGGCCCGCCCCAGCACCTTCCTGACCAGCTACGACGTCACGCAGATCGCCACCAACGCGGCCATCTACCTGGTGCTCGCGGTCGGCATGACCTACGTCATCATCGTGGCCGGCATCGACCTGTCGGTCGGGTCGGTGCTGGTGCTGTCGGCGGTGCTGTCGGCCGAGTACACCATCCACCACGGCGGCGCGAAGGCCGGCTGGGGCACCATCGCGGTCAGTACGGTGATCGCGCTCGCCACCGGCCTGGTCTGGGGCGGGATGCAGGGCTGGCTGGTGGCCAAGGCGAAGGTGCCGCCGCTGATCGTCACGCTGGGCGGGTTCGGCGCCGCGCTGGGCATCGCCGAGATCATCACCGGCGGCCAGGACCCCACCGGCGCCGTCTCCGGCCACCTCCAGCACGCCATCGGCTTCGGCAAGCTCTTCGGCCAGATCCCCTGGCTGGTCGTGATCGCCTTCGCCACCACCCTGGTCTTCGGGCTGGTGCTGGCCTTCACCCGCTTCGGCCGCTACACGTACGCCATCGGCTCCAACCCCGAGGCCGCCCGCCGGGTCGGCATCAACGTCGACCGGCACCTGGTGCAGGTCTACGCCCTGGTCGGCCTGCTGTCCGGGCTCGGCAGCGTGATGTGGCTGGCCTACTTCGGCACCACCTCCATCGCCGGGCACGCCACCGACAACCTCACGGTGATCACCGCGGTCGTGCTCGGCGGCGCCAGCCTCTTCGGCGGGCGCGGCACCGTACTGGGCACCCTGATCGGCGTCTTCATCCCGGCGGTGCTCAGCACCGGGCTGATCATCATGGGCGTCCAGCAGTACTGGCAGGACGTCGCGATCGGTGTGGTGCTGGTCGCCGCGGTCTATCTCGACCAGTTCCGCAGGCGCGGGCGCGAGCGCGCCTGA